The Pseudomonas pergaminensis nucleotide sequence ACGTGGTGGCCACCCTCAAAGGCACCGGCAAGGCCAGGATCCTGCTGATGGCGCACATGGACACGGTGTTCAAGGAAGGCTCGGCCGCCGAGCGCCCGTTCCATATCAAGGACGGTCGCGCCTATGGCCCGGGCGTGATGGATGACAAGGGCGGCATCGTCGCCGGCATCTACGCGCTCAAAGTCCTCAAGGACCAGGGCTTCAAGGACTACGCGCAGATCACCTTCCTGCTCGACGCCAGCGAAGAAACCGGCTCCGACGCCGCCTCCGAACTGATCCGCAAAACTGCCAAGGCCCACGACGTCACCCTCAACCTCGAACCCGGCCGCCCCGCCGACGGCCTGGTGGTATGGCGCAAAGGCAGCGCCACCGCCGTGGTCGAGGTCAAAGGCAAAGCCGCCCACGCCGGCGTCGCCCCGGAACTCGGCCGCAACGCCGCCATGGAAGCGGCGCACCAGATCCTGCAACTGGGCAAACTGGGCGACGAAGAGAAGAAAACCACCATCAACTTCACCGTCATCAAGGCCGGCGACCGCACCAACGTCATCCCCGACCAAGCCACCGCCAAGGCCGACGTACGCGCGGCCTTGCCAGAAGAATTTGACCGCATCGAGAAAGACCTGGC carries:
- a CDS encoding M20/M25/M40 family metallo-hydrolase produces the protein MLFTFSRTLLAATLAVSFAVPAYSAEPHKQIQAQSEQYKADALKLLERLVNIDSGSGYEPGLTQVRDIAVDELKQLGFSIELVPDKAANNSHVVATLKGTGKARILLMAHMDTVFKEGSAAERPFHIKDGRAYGPGVMDDKGGIVAGIYALKVLKDQGFKDYAQITFLLDASEETGSDAASELIRKTAKAHDVTLNLEPGRPADGLVVWRKGSATAVVEVKGKAAHAGVAPELGRNAAMEAAHQILQLGKLGDEEKKTTINFTVIKAGDRTNVIPDQATAKADVRAALPEEFDRIEKDLARVSANKLIPETEVKTSLQRGLPPMPQTPESDKLVAIAQGIYGELGKTLTIEGSGGAADASLSAGVGTPTLDGFGIVGGNIHTPEEYAEVESVAPRVYLLSRMIMELSKR